Proteins encoded within one genomic window of Mycolicibacterium aubagnense:
- a CDS encoding cold-shock protein — protein MPQGTVKWFNPEKGYGFIEQEGGGGDVFVHYKQIQSNGFRTLEENQKVDFEVEQGAKGPQALNVRPI, from the coding sequence ATGCCACAGGGGACCGTGAAGTGGTTCAACCCGGAAAAGGGTTACGGCTTCATTGAGCAGGAAGGCGGCGGAGGCGACGTCTTCGTCCACTACAAGCAGATTCAGTCCAACGGGTTCCGCACCCTTGAGGAAAATCAGAAGGTCGACTTCGAGGTCGAGCAGGGCGCCAAGGGCCCGCAGGCTCTCAACGTGCGCCCCATCTGA
- a CDS encoding adenylate/guanylate cyclase domain-containing protein, with product MATDVKHIGRIRGFVRWVARTPWPVFTLSLLQADIIGALFVLGFLRFGLPTEDRIQLQDLPAVNLAVFLTVLFVSFVVAAWLSLRLLIPVIRWQRRDTLHPGADDPAFTELARTRALKMPYYRTLISVGNWFLGSVVFIIASWPVASRSAPFVLVASALGATATAIIGYLQSERVLRPVAVAALRDGVPENFKAPGVIQRQVLTWVLSTGVPLLAIIVARLAGQYSILVTANDRLNTPILLLAITALAIGLAGNVLVAMSIADPLRQLRWALGEVQRGNYNAHMQIYDASELGLLQAGFNDMVRDLSERQRLRDLFGRYVGEDVARRALERGTELGGQERDVAVLFIDLIGSTQLASTRPAAEVVSILNEFFRIIVDTVNRHGGFVNKFQGDAALAIFGAPIEHPDASGAALAASRELHDELVTVLGTTEFGIGVSAGRAIAGHIGALARFEYTVIGDPVNEAARLTELAKLEEGHVLASAIAVSGALDAEALCWDVGETVELRGRSAPTQLARPLSLASPRPAADREAEAAS from the coding sequence GTGGCCACCGATGTAAAGCACATCGGGCGAATCAGGGGGTTCGTCCGATGGGTGGCGCGCACGCCCTGGCCGGTGTTCACGCTGAGCCTCTTGCAGGCCGACATCATCGGCGCGCTGTTCGTGCTGGGCTTCCTCCGGTTCGGCCTCCCCACCGAAGACCGCATCCAGCTGCAGGACCTGCCGGCGGTCAACCTGGCGGTGTTCCTCACCGTCCTGTTCGTCTCGTTCGTGGTGGCCGCGTGGCTCAGTCTGCGGCTGCTGATTCCGGTGATCCGCTGGCAGCGGCGCGACACCCTGCACCCCGGCGCCGACGACCCCGCCTTCACCGAGCTGGCCCGGACCCGGGCCCTCAAGATGCCGTACTACCGGACCCTGATCAGTGTCGGTAACTGGTTTCTGGGTTCGGTGGTGTTCATCATCGCCAGCTGGCCGGTGGCCAGCCGCTCGGCTCCCTTCGTCTTGGTGGCCAGCGCGCTCGGGGCCACCGCGACCGCGATCATCGGCTATCTGCAGTCCGAACGGGTGCTGCGGCCTGTGGCCGTCGCCGCCCTGCGCGACGGCGTGCCCGAGAACTTCAAGGCGCCCGGCGTCATCCAACGTCAGGTGCTGACCTGGGTGCTGTCGACCGGCGTGCCGCTGCTGGCCATCATCGTGGCCCGGCTTGCCGGCCAGTACTCGATCCTGGTCACCGCGAACGACAGGCTCAACACCCCGATCCTGTTGCTGGCGATCACCGCCCTCGCGATCGGCCTGGCCGGCAACGTGCTGGTGGCCATGTCCATCGCCGACCCGCTGCGGCAGCTGCGGTGGGCCCTGGGTGAGGTGCAGCGCGGTAACTACAACGCGCACATGCAGATCTACGACGCCAGTGAGCTGGGCCTGCTGCAGGCAGGGTTCAACGACATGGTGCGGGACCTGTCGGAACGGCAACGTCTGCGCGATCTGTTCGGCCGCTACGTCGGCGAGGACGTCGCCCGCCGGGCGCTGGAGCGCGGCACCGAGCTGGGCGGCCAGGAACGCGATGTCGCGGTGCTGTTCATCGACCTCATCGGGTCGACGCAGCTGGCGTCCACCCGGCCCGCGGCCGAGGTCGTGTCGATCCTCAACGAGTTCTTCCGGATCATCGTCGACACCGTGAACCGGCACGGCGGCTTCGTGAACAAGTTCCAGGGTGACGCCGCGCTGGCCATCTTCGGCGCGCCCATCGAGCACCCCGATGCCTCGGGCGCAGCGCTGGCCGCCTCCCGCGAGCTGCACGACGAACTCGTGACGGTGCTGGGCACCACGGAATTCGGTATCGGCGTGTCCGCGGGCCGGGCCATTGCCGGCCATATCGGTGCGCTGGCCCGCTTCGAATACACCGTGATCGGCGATCCGGTGAACGAGGCCGCCCGCCTGACCGAGCTCGCCAAGCTCGAGGAGGGCCACGTGCTGGCGTCGGCGATCGCCGTCAGTGGTGCGCTGGACGCCGAGGCGCTGTGCTGGGACGTCGGCGAGACCGTCGAACTCCGCGGCAGGTCCGCGCCGACGCAGCTGGCGCGCCCGCTGTCGCTGGCCTCACCGCGGCCGGCTGCGGACCGGGAAGCCGAAGCCGCCAGCTAG
- a CDS encoding NAD-dependent epimerase/dehydratase family protein, translating to MRTLVTGAAGFIGSTLVDRLLSEGHDVVGLDDLSSGKVDNLAQAEQNERFEFVKADIVDADLHAIVAEERPEVIFHLAAQISVARSVNDAPFDAGVNVVGTVRLAEAARSNGVRKVVHTSSGGSIYGVPPGYPTNEDMPVDPSSPYAASKVCGEVYLNMFRNLYGLDCSHIAPANVYGPRQDPHGEAGVVAIFSQALLAGRPTKIFGDGTDTRDYVFVDDVVDAFVRAGGEAGGGQRFNVGTGVETSVAQLHTAIAAAVGVPDAPEFHPPRLGDLRRSQLDIARAQQVLGWSPKVALAEGVARTVDFFRV from the coding sequence GTGCGAACACTTGTCACTGGTGCTGCCGGGTTCATCGGGTCGACGCTCGTCGACCGGCTCCTCTCCGAAGGACACGATGTCGTCGGGCTCGACGACCTGAGTAGCGGCAAGGTCGACAACCTCGCCCAAGCCGAACAGAACGAGCGATTCGAGTTCGTCAAAGCCGACATCGTCGACGCTGATCTGCACGCCATCGTGGCCGAAGAACGGCCGGAGGTGATCTTCCACCTGGCCGCGCAGATCTCCGTCGCACGGTCGGTGAACGACGCGCCGTTCGATGCCGGCGTCAACGTCGTCGGCACCGTGCGACTGGCCGAAGCCGCGCGCAGCAACGGCGTGCGCAAGGTCGTGCACACCTCGTCGGGCGGGTCCATCTACGGCGTCCCGCCGGGTTACCCGACCAATGAGGACATGCCGGTGGATCCGTCGTCGCCGTATGCCGCGAGCAAGGTGTGCGGCGAGGTGTACCTCAACATGTTCCGCAACCTGTACGGCCTGGACTGCTCGCACATCGCGCCGGCCAACGTCTACGGCCCGCGTCAGGACCCGCATGGTGAAGCCGGTGTGGTGGCGATCTTCAGCCAGGCTCTGCTGGCCGGCCGGCCCACCAAGATTTTCGGTGACGGTACCGACACCCGCGACTACGTCTTCGTCGACGACGTCGTCGACGCCTTCGTGCGCGCCGGCGGGGAAGCGGGCGGCGGGCAGCGGTTCAACGTCGGCACCGGGGTGGAGACGTCGGTGGCGCAGCTGCACACTGCCATCGCCGCGGCGGTCGGCGTGCCGGACGCCCCTGAGTTCCACCCGCCGCGCCTCGGTGACCTGCGCCGTTCGCAGCTCGACATCGCCCGTGCACAGCAGGTGCTGGGCTGGAGTCCCAAGGTGGCGCTGGCCGAGGGCGTGGCCCGGACGGTGGACTTCTTCCGCGTTTGA
- a CDS encoding DNA polymerase III subunit delta' yields MSGVFSRLVGQDAVEAELVAAARAARGDSAHSGVTTGSMTHAWLITGPPGSGRSIAAVCFAAALQCTAEAAEGGPGCGACRACTTTMAGTHADVRRVIPEGLSIGVDEMRAIVQTASRRPGTGRWQIVVVEDADRLTEGAANALLKVVEEPPPSTVFLLCAPSVDPEDIAVTLRSRCRHVALTTPRVDAIAQVLIDNDGLSESDARWAASVSGGHVGRARRLATDEQARSRRERALGLARDAATPARAYAAVEELVASAEAEAVALTAGRNEAETEELKTALGGGGTGKGAAGALRGAAGALKDLEKRQKSRQTRASRDALDRALIDLATYFRDALLVSSGAAGMASANHPDMADKAAAMAAHVPADQLLRCIEAVLACREALATNVKPKFAVDAMVATVGQALRAGQRS; encoded by the coding sequence ATGAGCGGAGTTTTCTCGCGTTTGGTCGGCCAGGATGCCGTGGAAGCCGAGTTGGTGGCCGCAGCGCGGGCGGCCCGGGGTGATTCGGCTCACAGCGGTGTCACCACCGGCAGCATGACGCATGCCTGGTTGATCACGGGTCCGCCCGGTTCGGGCCGGTCCATCGCCGCGGTGTGCTTTGCAGCGGCGCTGCAGTGCACTGCGGAGGCCGCTGAGGGCGGTCCGGGGTGCGGGGCCTGCAGGGCGTGCACGACGACGATGGCGGGCACCCACGCCGATGTGCGCCGCGTCATTCCCGAGGGGCTGTCCATCGGCGTCGACGAGATGCGCGCCATCGTGCAGACCGCGTCGCGGCGGCCCGGAACCGGGCGCTGGCAGATCGTCGTGGTCGAAGATGCCGACCGGCTCACCGAAGGCGCGGCCAATGCGCTGCTGAAGGTCGTCGAGGAACCGCCGCCATCCACGGTGTTCCTGCTGTGCGCGCCGTCCGTCGATCCTGAGGACATCGCGGTGACCCTGCGGTCGCGGTGCCGGCACGTGGCCCTGACGACGCCACGGGTCGACGCCATCGCGCAGGTGTTGATCGACAACGACGGCCTGTCCGAGTCCGACGCGCGCTGGGCGGCGTCGGTCAGTGGGGGACACGTCGGACGGGCTCGCCGGTTGGCGACCGACGAGCAGGCCCGGTCGCGCCGGGAACGGGCCCTGGGCCTGGCCCGCGACGCCGCGACACCCGCGCGGGCATACGCGGCGGTCGAGGAGCTCGTCGCCTCGGCGGAAGCCGAGGCGGTGGCCCTGACGGCCGGCCGCAACGAGGCCGAGACCGAGGAGCTCAAGACAGCGTTGGGCGGCGGCGGCACCGGTAAGGGCGCGGCGGGCGCGCTGCGGGGCGCCGCGGGCGCGCTGAAAGACCTGGAGAAGCGGCAGAAGTCGCGGCAGACCCGCGCGTCGCGCGACGCGCTGGACCGGGCGTTGATCGACCTGGCCACGTACTTCCGCGACGCGCTGCTGGTGTCCTCGGGGGCGGCGGGTATGGCCTCGGCCAACCATCCGGACATGGCCGACAAAGCCGCCGCGATGGCCGCGCACGTGCCCGCTGATCAGCTGCTGCGTTGCATCGAGGCGGTGCTGGCGTGCCGTGAGGCGCTGGCCACCAACGTCAAGCCGAAGTTCGCCGTCGACGCCATGGTGGCCACGGTGGGACAGGCGCTGCGGGCCGGACAGCGGAGCTGA
- the topA gene encoding type I DNA topoisomerase, which translates to MADLDGAGSGSRVRRLVIVESPTKARKIAGYLGSNYVVESSRGHIRDLPRNAADVPAKYKGEAWARLGVNVDDNFEPLYIVSPDKKSTVTELKDLLKGVDELYLATDGDREGEAIAWHLLETLKPKVPVRRMVFHEITEPAIRAAAENPRDLDIALVDAQETRRILDRLYGYEVSPVLWKKVAPKLSAGRVQSVATRIIVQRERERMAFRSAGYWDVSAELDASVSDPEASPPRFTAKLNTVDGRRVATGRDFDSLGAVKKPDEVLVLDEAAAGALAAGLRGESLTVSSVEQKPYTRKPYAPFMTSTLQQEAGRKLRFSSERTMSIAQRLYENGYITYMRTDSTTLSESAINAARTQAGQLYGPEYVHPTPRQYTRKVKNAQEAHEAIRPAGDVFQTPGQLHGALDTDEFRLYELIWQRTVASQMADARGTTLSLRISGTARTGEQVVFSASGRTITFAGFLKAYVESLDEQAGGEADDAESRLPNLTQGQRVDAAELTADGHTTNPPARYTEASLIKALEDLGIGRPSTYSSIIKTIQDRGYIYKKGSALVPAWVAFAVIGLLEQHFGRLVDYDFTAAMEDELDEIAAGNEQRTNWLSNFYFGGEHGVEGSVAREGGLKKLVGVNLEGIDAREVNSIKLFDDAEGRAINVRVGRNGPYLERMIADDENPGELKPQRANLNDDLTPDELTLELAEKLFATPQEGRVLGVDPATGHEIVARDGRYGPYVTEVLPAPPEEPDAGTGAKKTKKPTGPKPRTGSLLRSMDLETVTLDDALKLLSLPRVVGVDPENNEEITAQNGRYGPYLKRGTDSRSLATEEQMFTVTLEEALKIYAEPKRRGRQGAATPPLRELGTDPVSNKPMVIKDGRFGPYVTDGETNASLRKGDDVMSITDARASELLSDRRARGPVKKAAKKTAAKKTVAKKTAAKKAPAKKAAAKKA; encoded by the coding sequence GTGGCTGACCTCGATGGTGCCGGTAGCGGCAGCCGGGTCCGGCGACTCGTCATAGTCGAGTCGCCTACCAAGGCGCGCAAGATTGCCGGTTACCTCGGCTCCAACTATGTCGTTGAATCGTCGCGCGGACACATTCGCGACCTCCCGCGCAACGCCGCGGACGTGCCGGCCAAATATAAAGGTGAGGCCTGGGCCCGCCTCGGCGTGAACGTCGACGACAACTTCGAGCCGCTGTACATCGTCAGCCCGGATAAGAAGAGCACGGTCACCGAGCTCAAGGACCTGCTCAAGGGCGTCGACGAGCTCTATCTCGCGACGGACGGTGACCGCGAGGGCGAGGCCATCGCGTGGCATCTGCTCGAGACGCTCAAACCCAAGGTGCCGGTCCGGCGCATGGTGTTCCACGAGATCACCGAGCCGGCGATCCGCGCGGCCGCCGAGAACCCGCGCGACCTGGACATTGCCCTGGTCGATGCCCAGGAGACCCGCCGCATCCTCGACCGCCTCTACGGCTACGAAGTCAGCCCGGTGCTGTGGAAGAAGGTCGCGCCGAAGCTGTCAGCGGGCCGGGTGCAGTCCGTCGCGACCCGGATCATCGTCCAGCGCGAGCGCGAACGCATGGCGTTCCGTAGCGCCGGCTACTGGGACGTCAGCGCTGAGCTGGACGCCAGCGTGTCCGACCCCGAAGCGTCTCCGCCCAGATTCACCGCCAAGCTCAACACCGTCGACGGCCGCCGGGTCGCCACCGGTCGTGATTTCGACTCCCTCGGCGCGGTCAAGAAGCCCGACGAGGTGCTGGTGCTCGACGAGGCGGCCGCAGGTGCGCTGGCCGCGGGGCTGCGTGGCGAGTCGCTGACCGTCAGCTCGGTGGAGCAGAAGCCGTATACCCGCAAGCCCTACGCGCCGTTCATGACATCGACGCTGCAGCAGGAAGCCGGCCGCAAGCTGCGGTTCTCCTCCGAGCGCACCATGAGCATCGCGCAGCGACTGTACGAAAACGGCTACATCACCTACATGCGTACCGACTCCACGACGCTGTCGGAGTCGGCCATCAACGCCGCGCGCACCCAGGCCGGGCAGCTCTACGGCCCGGAGTACGTCCACCCGACGCCGCGGCAGTACACCCGCAAGGTCAAGAACGCCCAGGAGGCGCACGAGGCCATCCGCCCCGCCGGTGACGTCTTCCAGACCCCGGGCCAGCTGCACGGCGCCCTGGACACCGACGAGTTCCGGTTGTACGAGCTGATCTGGCAGCGCACCGTCGCCTCCCAGATGGCCGATGCCCGTGGCACGACGCTGTCGCTGCGGATCTCGGGTACAGCTCGGACGGGCGAGCAGGTCGTCTTCAGCGCTTCCGGCCGCACCATCACCTTCGCGGGCTTCCTGAAGGCCTACGTGGAGAGCCTGGACGAGCAGGCCGGCGGCGAGGCCGACGACGCCGAGAGCCGGTTGCCGAACCTGACCCAGGGTCAGCGCGTGGATGCCGCCGAGCTCACCGCCGACGGGCACACCACCAACCCGCCGGCCCGGTACACCGAGGCCTCGCTGATCAAGGCGCTGGAAGACCTGGGCATCGGTCGCCCGTCGACGTACTCGTCGATCATCAAGACCATCCAGGACCGTGGCTACATCTATAAAAAGGGCAGCGCGCTGGTGCCGGCGTGGGTGGCGTTCGCCGTCATCGGGCTGCTGGAACAGCACTTCGGGCGACTGGTCGACTACGACTTCACCGCTGCCATGGAAGATGAGCTCGACGAGATCGCCGCCGGAAACGAGCAGCGCACCAACTGGTTGTCGAATTTCTACTTCGGCGGCGAGCACGGCGTCGAAGGCTCGGTGGCCCGTGAGGGTGGCCTGAAGAAGCTCGTCGGCGTCAACCTTGAAGGTATCGACGCGCGAGAAGTCAACTCCATCAAGCTGTTCGATGACGCCGAAGGTCGCGCCATCAACGTCCGTGTCGGCCGTAACGGGCCGTACCTGGAGCGGATGATCGCCGACGACGAGAACCCGGGCGAGTTGAAGCCGCAGCGCGCCAACCTGAATGACGATCTGACGCCCGACGAGCTCACCCTCGAGCTGGCCGAAAAGCTTTTCGCCACACCGCAAGAGGGCCGCGTCCTGGGTGTCGATCCGGCGACCGGGCACGAGATCGTCGCCAGGGACGGGCGCTACGGGCCCTACGTCACCGAGGTGCTGCCGGCGCCGCCGGAGGAGCCTGACGCCGGTACCGGCGCGAAGAAGACCAAGAAACCGACCGGACCCAAGCCGCGCACCGGATCCTTGTTGCGCTCAATGGATTTGGAAACGGTGACGCTCGATGACGCACTGAAGCTGCTGTCGTTGCCGCGCGTCGTCGGCGTCGATCCGGAGAACAACGAGGAGATCACCGCGCAGAACGGCCGCTACGGTCCGTACCTCAAGCGCGGCACCGACTCTCGTTCGCTGGCCACCGAGGAGCAGATGTTCACCGTCACGCTCGAAGAGGCGCTGAAGATCTACGCCGAGCCGAAACGTCGAGGGCGCCAGGGCGCGGCGACCCCGCCGCTGCGCGAGCTGGGTACCGACCCGGTGTCGAACAAGCCGATGGTGATCAAGGACGGCCGGTTCGGCCCGTACGTCACCGACGGTGAGACCAACGCGAGCCTGCGCAAGGGTGACGACGTCATGTCGATCACCGATGCGCGGGCCTCGGAGTTGTTGTCCGACCGGCGTGCTCGTGGCCCGGTGAAGAAGGCCGCGAAGAAGACCGCTGCCAAGAAGACGGTGGCCAAGAAGACCGCTGCCAAGAAGGCGCCGGCGAAGAAGGCCGCCGCGAAGAAGGCCTAG
- a CDS encoding DEAD/DEAH box helicase: MTHAESDDAAAQPNFGRELLASALDGTPADEQPLRHVADLAPRQARRMPWPAWVGDDVVRAFTDRGVAQPWSHQVSAAELAYAGRHVVIATGTASGKSLAYQLPILHALQTDVHARALYLSPTKALGHDQLRAAQSLCDAIPGLVNIAPSAYDGDSSTEARQFARERSRWIFSNPDMTHLSLLRNHSRWAVFLRQLKFVVIDECHYYRGIFGSNVAMVLRRLMRLCDRYGSTPTVVFASATTAAPAQTASELLGQTVTAITEDGSPHGGRTVALWEPALLTDLIGENGAPVRRSAGTEASRVMADLIAEGARTLTFVRSRIGAELTALGARARLENVAPELAPLVASYRAGYLAEDRRALEHALTEGELRGLATTNALELGVDIAGLDAVVLAGFPGTVASFWQQAGRAGRRGQSALIVLIARDDPLDTYLVHHPAALLDKPIERIVIDPGNPYVLSPQLLCAATELPLTPAEVRMWDAEAVAESLVDDGLLRKRPAGYFPAPGVDPHPAVDIRGSSGGQIAILESGTGRMLGSTGAGQAPASVHPGAVHLHQGETFLVDALDFEAGVAFVHADNPGYTTSAREVTDISLRGTGEIHRFGPVAIGLVPVSVSNTVVGFLRRAMDGAVLDFVDLDMPTRTLDTMAVMCTMTPEILLDKGIDPLRVPGSLHAAEHAAIGLLPLVASCDRGDIGGVSTASGPAPGDLSGLPTIFVYDGYPGGAGFADRGFRQLSTWWSATAAAIEACECRHGCPSCVQSPKCGNANDPLDKAGAVQVLRLVVDTVAAHGK; this comes from the coding sequence GTGACGCACGCGGAATCCGATGACGCTGCAGCGCAGCCGAACTTCGGGCGTGAGCTGTTGGCCTCCGCGCTGGACGGTACCCCGGCCGACGAGCAACCGCTGCGGCATGTCGCTGATCTGGCCCCGCGTCAGGCTCGCCGAATGCCCTGGCCCGCTTGGGTTGGCGACGACGTGGTGCGGGCGTTCACCGATCGTGGTGTGGCGCAGCCGTGGTCGCATCAGGTATCCGCGGCCGAGTTGGCGTACGCCGGCCGGCACGTGGTGATCGCGACGGGCACCGCATCCGGCAAATCCCTGGCCTACCAATTGCCGATCCTGCACGCGCTGCAAACCGATGTGCACGCCCGGGCGTTGTATCTGTCTCCGACCAAGGCGCTGGGCCACGACCAGCTCCGCGCCGCGCAGTCGCTGTGCGACGCCATTCCCGGCCTCGTCAACATCGCCCCATCTGCCTACGACGGGGACAGCTCAACCGAGGCAAGGCAATTCGCCCGGGAACGGTCCCGGTGGATTTTTTCCAATCCGGACATGACGCACCTGTCGTTGCTGCGCAACCATTCCCGATGGGCCGTGTTCCTGCGTCAGCTGAAGTTTGTGGTGATCGACGAATGCCATTACTACCGAGGTATTTTCGGTTCGAACGTGGCGATGGTGCTGCGCCGGCTGATGCGGCTGTGCGACCGTTACGGGTCGACGCCCACGGTGGTGTTCGCCAGCGCCACCACCGCCGCCCCGGCGCAGACGGCATCCGAGTTGCTGGGCCAGACGGTCACCGCGATCACCGAAGACGGGTCGCCGCACGGTGGCCGCACGGTGGCGCTGTGGGAGCCGGCGCTGCTCACCGATCTGATCGGCGAGAACGGCGCCCCGGTCCGCCGGTCCGCGGGCACCGAGGCCTCTCGGGTGATGGCCGATCTGATCGCAGAGGGCGCCCGCACGCTGACCTTCGTCCGATCACGCATCGGCGCCGAGTTGACGGCGCTCGGGGCACGGGCCCGGCTCGAGAACGTCGCGCCCGAACTGGCCCCGCTGGTGGCGTCCTACCGTGCCGGATACCTGGCCGAGGACCGCCGGGCTCTGGAACACGCTCTGACGGAAGGGGAATTGCGGGGCCTGGCGACCACGAACGCACTGGAGCTCGGCGTCGACATCGCCGGACTGGACGCGGTGGTGCTGGCGGGGTTCCCCGGTACCGTGGCCTCGTTCTGGCAGCAGGCCGGCCGGGCCGGGCGGCGCGGCCAGAGCGCGCTGATCGTGCTGATCGCCCGTGACGACCCACTGGACACCTACCTGGTGCATCACCCCGCCGCGCTGCTCGACAAGCCCATCGAGCGGATCGTGATCGATCCCGGCAACCCGTACGTGCTCTCGCCGCAATTGCTCTGCGCGGCAACCGAACTCCCGCTGACACCAGCCGAGGTGCGGATGTGGGACGCCGAAGCGGTAGCCGAATCCCTCGTGGATGACGGCCTGCTGCGCAAGCGTCCCGCCGGCTACTTCCCGGCACCCGGCGTGGATCCGCATCCCGCCGTGGACATCCGGGGTTCATCGGGTGGGCAGATCGCCATCCTGGAGTCCGGCACCGGACGCATGCTGGGCAGCACCGGCGCCGGCCAGGCGCCGGCTTCGGTCCATCCGGGGGCGGTTCACCTGCATCAGGGCGAGACCTTTCTGGTCGACGCGCTGGACTTCGAAGCCGGCGTCGCCTTCGTGCACGCCGACAATCCCGGCTACACGACATCGGCCCGGGAGGTCACCGACATCTCGCTCCGTGGCACCGGTGAGATTCACCGCTTCGGGCCGGTCGCCATCGGCCTGGTCCCGGTGTCGGTATCCAACACCGTGGTCGGGTTCCTGCGCCGCGCAATGGACGGCGCGGTGCTCGACTTCGTCGACCTCGACATGCCGACCCGCACCCTGGACACCATGGCGGTCATGTGCACCATGACACCGGAGATACTGCTGGACAAGGGAATTGATCCACTGCGAGTCCCTGGATCTCTGCACGCGGCCGAGCACGCCGCGATAGGTCTGCTGCCGCTGGTGGCCAGTTGCGACCGGGGGGACATCGGCGGCGTGTCCACCGCGTCCGGACCGGCACCCGGCGACTTGTCCGGCCTGCCAACGATTTTCGTGTACGACGGCTATCCGGGTGGTGCCGGGTTCGCCGACCGCGGGTTCCGGCAGCTGTCCACCTGGTGGTCAGCCACGGCCGCGGCCATCGAAGCATGTGAGTGCCGTCACGGTTGCCCGTCCTGTGTGCAATCGCCCAAGTGCGGCAATGCGAACGATCCGCTGGACAAAGCCGGTGCTGTGCAGGTACTTCGCCTGGTCGTCGATACCGTGGCGGCCCACGGAAAGTAG
- a CDS encoding N-acyl-D-amino-acid deacylase family protein, with protein MTYDVIVKDGLWFDGTGRTPQLRNLGIRDGVVATVSAQPLDEAGCPDVIDAKGKWVTPGFIDVHTHYDAEVLLDPGLRESVRHGVTTVLLGMCSLSTVYAENDDAADLFSRVEAVPRQFVVGALEQNRSWSGPAEYVQALEALPLGPNVSSLLGHSDLRTSVLGLERATTRNVTPTNAELETMASRLEAALDAGMLGMSGMDAAIDKLDGDRFRSRALPSTFATWRERRRLIKVLRGRGRILQSAPNVAKLQEALNFFLESSGWFGRRPGVRMSLLVSADAKSSPAAVYVLGPVTRLANKFLNSKVRFQHLPVPFELYSDGIDLPVFEEFGAGTAALHLRDQLERNKLMADPEYRRRFRKSFDKKVLGPTLWHRDFHDSTIVECPDKSLVGKSFGQIADERGSHPLDAFLDVLVEHGERNTRWTTIVANHRPKQLDKLAKEPSVHMGFSDAGAHLRNMAFYNYALRMLRRVHDADKGGRPFMTTEHAVHRLTGEVADWFGLEAGTLRQGERADFVVIDPAGLNAELEAYHENSVEFYGGLSRMVNRSDSAVVATGVGGRVVFRDGEFVEGYGETVKSGHYLPARGAKLPVAQAV; from the coding sequence ATGACCTACGACGTGATCGTCAAAGACGGCCTGTGGTTCGACGGCACCGGCCGCACGCCGCAACTGCGCAATCTGGGTATCCGCGACGGCGTCGTCGCGACGGTGTCGGCACAGCCGCTCGACGAGGCGGGCTGCCCCGACGTCATCGACGCCAAGGGCAAGTGGGTGACGCCGGGCTTCATCGACGTCCACACGCACTACGACGCCGAGGTGCTCCTCGATCCGGGCCTGCGCGAGTCGGTCCGGCACGGCGTGACGACCGTGCTGCTCGGCATGTGTTCGCTGTCGACGGTGTATGCCGAGAACGACGACGCCGCCGACCTGTTCAGCCGCGTCGAGGCCGTGCCGCGCCAGTTCGTCGTGGGTGCGCTGGAGCAGAACCGGTCCTGGTCCGGGCCCGCGGAGTACGTGCAGGCGCTCGAGGCGTTGCCGCTCGGCCCCAACGTCAGCTCGCTGCTGGGCCACTCCGATCTGCGCACCTCGGTGCTGGGTCTGGAGCGCGCGACGACCCGGAACGTCACCCCGACCAACGCCGAGCTGGAGACCATGGCGTCGCGGCTCGAGGCGGCGCTGGACGCCGGCATGCTCGGCATGTCCGGCATGGACGCGGCCATCGACAAGCTCGACGGTGACCGCTTCCGCTCCCGCGCGCTGCCGTCGACCTTCGCCACCTGGCGCGAACGCCGCCGCTTGATCAAGGTGCTGCGGGGACGCGGCCGCATTCTGCAGAGCGCACCCAACGTCGCCAAATTGCAAGAGGCGCTGAACTTCTTCCTGGAGAGCAGCGGCTGGTTCGGCCGTCGTCCCGGTGTGCGGATGAGCCTGCTGGTGTCGGCCGATGCGAAGTCGTCGCCTGCGGCCGTGTACGTGCTGGGCCCGGTGACCCGCCTGGCCAACAAGTTCCTGAACTCGAAGGTGCGTTTCCAGCACCTGCCGGTGCCGTTCGAATTGTATTCGGACGGAATCGATCTCCCGGTTTTCGAGGAGTTCGGTGCGGGCACCGCGGCGCTGCACCTGCGTGATCAGCTGGAACGCAACAAGCTGATGGCCGACCCGGAATACCGGCGCCGGTTCCGCAAGTCGTTCGACAAGAAGGTGCTGGGCCCGACCCTGTGGCACCGCGACTTCCATGACTCGACCATCGTCGAATGCCCGGATAAATCGTTGGTGGGCAAGAGCTTTGGTCAGATCGCCGACGAACGCGGTAGCCACCCGCTCGACGCTTTCTTGGACGTCCTGGTGGAGCACGGCGAGCGCAACACCCGCTGGACCACCATCGTGGCCAACCACCGGCCCAAGCAGCTGGACAAGCTGGCCAAGGAACCGTCGGTCCACATGGGCTTCTCGGATGCCGGTGCGCACCTTCGCAATATGGCGTTCTACAACTACGCGCTGCGGATGCTGCGTCGCGTGCACGACGCCGACAAGGGCGGCCGTCCGTTCATGACCACCGAGCACGCCGTGCACCGGCTCACCGGCGAGGTCGCCGACTGGTTCGGCCTGGAGGCCGGCACGCTGCGTCAGGGTGAGCGCGCCGACTTCGTGGTGATCGACCCGGCCGGGCTGAACGCCGAACTCGAGGCGTACCACGAGAATTCGGTTGAGTTCTACGGCGGGCTGAGCCGCATGGTCAACCGCAGCGACTCCGCTGTCGTCGCGACCGGCGTCGGAGGCCGGGTGGTGTTCCGCGACGGCGAGTTCGTCGAGGGCTACGGCGAGACCGTGAAGTCCGGCCATTACCTGCCGGCACGCGGGGCGAAACTGCCGGTGGCGCAAGCGGTCTGA